The Terracoccus luteus genome includes a region encoding these proteins:
- the ppgK gene encoding polyphosphate--glucose phosphotransferase: protein MAKHGKSHGKPLGIDIGGSGIKGAPVDLKKGDLAQDRLKILTPKPATPDAVADVVDQIVDHFADVTGDSPIGVTVPAVVVRGTVLSAANIDPTWIDTDAEALIKEHTGREVTLLNDADAAGLAEMYYGAAKGVNGLVILTTLGTGIGSALINDGRLVPNSELGHLEIDGHDAEDRAASSAKDRDELSWDEYVERLQVYYDTVEKLFTPDLIIVGGGISKDAPKFLPKLKLRAPIVPAQLRNQAGIIGAAHLAVDLSKG, encoded by the coding sequence ATGGCCAAGCACGGCAAGTCGCACGGGAAGCCCCTCGGCATCGACATCGGCGGCAGCGGCATCAAGGGTGCCCCGGTCGACCTGAAGAAGGGCGACCTCGCGCAGGACCGCCTCAAGATCCTCACGCCGAAGCCGGCCACCCCGGACGCCGTCGCCGACGTCGTCGACCAGATCGTCGACCACTTCGCCGACGTCACCGGCGACTCCCCCATCGGCGTGACCGTGCCCGCGGTCGTCGTACGCGGCACCGTCCTGTCGGCGGCGAACATCGACCCGACCTGGATCGACACCGACGCCGAGGCGCTCATCAAGGAGCACACCGGCCGCGAGGTCACCCTGCTCAACGACGCGGACGCCGCGGGGCTCGCGGAGATGTACTACGGCGCCGCGAAGGGCGTGAACGGCCTCGTCATCCTCACCACGCTCGGCACCGGCATCGGCTCGGCGCTCATCAACGACGGGCGCCTCGTGCCCAACAGCGAGCTCGGGCACCTCGAGATCGACGGCCACGACGCGGAGGACCGCGCGGCCAGCTCGGCCAAGGACCGGGACGAGCTGTCGTGGGACGAGTACGTCGAGCGTCTGCAGGTCTACTACGACACCGTCGAGAAGCTCTTCACCCCCGACCTCATCATCGTCGGCGGGGGCATCAGCAAGGACGCCCCGAAGTTCCTCCCCAAGCTCAAGCTGCGCGCGCCGATCGTGCCGGCGCAGCTGCGCAACCAGGCCGGCATCATCGGCGCCGCCCACCTGGCGGTCGACCTCTCCAAGGGCTGA
- a CDS encoding RCC1 domain-containing protein: protein MLALALCGALSPVAPGAAVADGSDATPLTRPDVTPGRVVTSGALTPPTDLVDAVALASTDAPGHDSALALRADGTVVGWGDDGHGQTSVPDGLTGVVAVDTAGGSSLAVRSDGGVVAWGDPGSGVTAVPDDLGPVTAVAVGGRLTDDTACSVAYAVRADTTVVRWGGAASATCPGLGDEYDVPEGLAGIRAVSAGDTVVLALRDDGTVVRWGPGLAAADGVDPATWQDMTSVSAKGEHAVGVDASGRLVGWGVWGEAGAPTLEGVRAASAGRQVAALRDDGSVACLPGCATPPGAPRFQAVSGGSDQVLAVLAPRSDLPPAPSAGPGPVQLLPGYVGPDYAMNPPAGLRDAVELDATSFAAGGNTAMAVRSDGTVVGWGSRYPVRLQPPAGLSDVVDVGVGAGFALALRADGSLVPWGSGGVTTLPPDLGPVVAVDAGGTQKAVRDPDGGPPTVTTCGVALALRADGTVRTWGSTGATCRALTEAMAAPADLTDVVSVSIGDEYAVVARADGSVVGWGPSWRSYSTGLALERWDSVTSVSTDRARIIGVRADGTVRLWGVTGEVPVGPLDAPVVAASAAQTSGFLLGPYGRLVLSGGPTGEQQGRYTAVAGGDNYTLAIAVGGSAAAPAVPPLGATTVTTRRIGMAAGVATAFRYPANRADPVWRARVFVDRSTTARGLRVGIYADDDGRPGALLSTASTDSVVPGAWNTVLLDRGVTVQAAGSYWLVALAPYAGADDGSTAAPRLVLRGADGAPPGTPSLVSADRTLTGLPGAAPTDPDDPGADPATTWREGRTPDSGPASFFAST from the coding sequence GTGCTCGCCCTGGCCCTCTGCGGTGCGCTGTCGCCCGTCGCGCCCGGCGCGGCCGTCGCTGACGGGTCGGACGCCACGCCCCTCACCCGGCCCGACGTCACACCCGGACGCGTCGTCACCTCGGGCGCGCTGACCCCGCCGACCGACCTCGTCGACGCCGTCGCTCTCGCCTCGACGGACGCGCCGGGCCACGACAGCGCCCTCGCGCTGCGGGCAGACGGCACGGTCGTGGGCTGGGGCGACGACGGTCACGGTCAGACGAGCGTGCCCGACGGACTCACCGGCGTCGTCGCCGTCGACACGGCCGGCGGCAGCTCCCTGGCGGTGCGCTCCGACGGCGGCGTCGTGGCCTGGGGGGACCCCGGCAGCGGGGTCACCGCGGTGCCCGACGACCTCGGCCCGGTCACGGCCGTGGCCGTGGGCGGGCGCCTGACCGACGACACCGCCTGCAGCGTGGCCTACGCCGTCCGGGCCGACACGACCGTCGTGCGCTGGGGCGGGGCCGCCTCGGCGACGTGCCCCGGGCTGGGGGACGAGTACGACGTGCCCGAGGGGCTGGCCGGCATCCGGGCCGTGAGCGCCGGCGACACCGTCGTGCTCGCGCTGCGTGACGACGGCACCGTCGTCCGCTGGGGGCCCGGCCTCGCGGCCGCCGACGGCGTCGACCCCGCGACGTGGCAGGACATGACCTCCGTCTCGGCGAAGGGCGAGCACGCCGTGGGCGTCGACGCCTCGGGGCGTCTCGTCGGCTGGGGCGTCTGGGGCGAGGCGGGCGCTCCCACCCTCGAGGGGGTCCGGGCCGCCTCGGCCGGCCGTCAGGTCGCCGCCCTGCGCGACGACGGCTCGGTCGCGTGCCTGCCGGGCTGCGCCACCCCGCCAGGGGCGCCACGCTTCCAGGCGGTGTCGGGCGGGTCGGACCAGGTGCTGGCCGTGCTCGCGCCGCGGTCCGACCTGCCTCCTGCGCCGAGCGCCGGGCCGGGGCCCGTGCAGCTGCTGCCCGGGTACGTCGGCCCCGACTACGCGATGAACCCGCCGGCCGGGCTGCGCGACGCCGTCGAGCTCGACGCCACGTCGTTCGCGGCCGGTGGCAACACGGCGATGGCGGTCAGGTCCGACGGCACCGTCGTCGGCTGGGGGTCGCGCTACCCCGTGCGTCTGCAGCCGCCGGCGGGCCTCTCGGACGTCGTCGACGTCGGGGTCGGGGCCGGCTTCGCCCTCGCGCTGCGGGCCGACGGCAGCCTCGTGCCCTGGGGCAGCGGCGGCGTGACGACCCTGCCCCCGGACCTCGGCCCCGTGGTCGCCGTCGACGCCGGCGGCACGCAGAAGGCCGTGCGCGACCCCGACGGCGGACCGCCCACGGTCACGACGTGCGGGGTGGCCCTCGCGCTGCGGGCCGACGGCACCGTGCGCACGTGGGGCTCGACCGGCGCGACGTGCCGGGCCCTGACCGAGGCGATGGCGGCGCCGGCCGACCTCACCGACGTCGTGTCCGTCTCGATCGGCGACGAGTACGCCGTGGTGGCCCGCGCCGACGGGAGCGTCGTCGGCTGGGGGCCGAGCTGGCGCAGCTACTCGACGGGCCTCGCCCTGGAGCGGTGGGACTCGGTGACGAGCGTCTCGACCGACCGCGCCCGCATCATCGGGGTGCGCGCCGACGGCACGGTGCGCCTGTGGGGCGTCACCGGCGAGGTGCCCGTCGGCCCCCTCGACGCCCCCGTCGTCGCCGCGTCGGCGGCCCAGACGAGCGGCTTCCTGCTCGGCCCGTACGGGCGGCTCGTGCTCTCGGGCGGCCCGACCGGTGAGCAGCAGGGCCGCTACACCGCCGTCGCGGGCGGGGACAACTACACCCTCGCCATCGCCGTGGGTGGCAGCGCCGCCGCCCCGGCCGTGCCCCCGCTCGGTGCGACGACGGTGACGACGCGACGCATCGGGATGGCGGCCGGCGTGGCCACCGCCTTCCGCTACCCGGCCAACCGTGCCGACCCCGTGTGGCGTGCGCGGGTGTTCGTCGACCGGTCCACCACGGCCCGCGGCCTCCGCGTCGGGATCTACGCCGACGACGACGGGCGCCCGGGTGCGCTGCTCAGCACGGCGTCGACCGACTCCGTCGTGCCGGGCGCGTGGAACACGGTCCTGCTCGACCGGGGTGTCACGGTGCAGGCGGCGGGCTCGTACTGGCTCGTCGCCCTGGCCCCGTACGCGGGGGCCGACGACGGCAGCACCGCCGCCCCGCGCCTCGTGCTGCGGGGGGCCGACGGGGCGCCGCCCGGCACCCCGTCCCTCGTCAGCGCCGACCGCACCCTGACGGGTCTGCCCGGGGCGGCACCGACCGACCCGGACGACCCGGGTGCGGACCCGGCCACGACGTGGCGCGAGGGCCGCACCCCCGACAGCGGACCGGCATCCTTCTTCGCCTCGACGTGA
- a CDS encoding nucleotide disphospho-sugar-binding domain-containing protein, with product MSTFLLAAPPLFGHLAPMVAIGARLVQRGHDVELLGGRKYRDLATSRGLRFTPLPRDADFDDDDLDAWLPHRERYSGLAAGRRDILGLFVRPLRAQSAALHDRLRRTGPDAVVAESAFLGALPLVLSRPASARVPVVAVSTTPLALRSVDTAHFGSGLQPGTGRFTRMRNRHIDALLARGPLRPVQEGLDAALTAAAVDRAEAGDGLGSSVSADHPGRPADGGTGWGVNYFDHLLEYDLTLHLSVPGFEYPRRELPDRVRFVGPVPAAGDGRLPSWWGDLDGSRPVVHVTQGTMDNADPTKLLLPTLAALADEDVLVVASTGGRPVTDLLTLARERRMPVPANARLAGFVPYAELLPRVDVVVTNGGYGGVQAALSHGVPLVVAGDGEDKPEVAARVAWSGAGVALRTGRPSPRRVRRAVRTVLTQPRYPAAAARLRDEIVGHGDPLDEVALTLEGLTAGERVLGHR from the coding sequence GTGTCCACCTTCCTGCTCGCCGCCCCGCCGCTCTTCGGCCACCTCGCCCCGATGGTCGCGATCGGCGCGCGACTCGTGCAGCGCGGCCACGACGTCGAGCTGCTCGGCGGGCGCAAGTACCGCGACCTCGCGACCTCCCGCGGCCTGCGCTTCACCCCGCTGCCGCGCGACGCCGACTTCGACGACGACGACCTCGACGCCTGGCTGCCCCACCGGGAGCGCTACTCCGGCCTCGCCGCCGGGAGGCGCGACATCCTCGGTCTCTTCGTGCGCCCCCTGCGCGCGCAGTCGGCCGCGCTGCACGACCGCCTCCGCCGCACCGGCCCGGATGCCGTCGTGGCCGAGAGTGCCTTCCTCGGCGCGCTGCCGCTCGTGCTGAGCCGACCGGCATCCGCGAGGGTGCCCGTCGTCGCCGTGTCGACGACGCCGCTCGCCCTGCGCAGCGTCGACACGGCCCACTTCGGCAGCGGGCTGCAGCCGGGCACCGGTCGGTTCACCCGCATGCGCAACCGCCACATCGACGCGCTGCTCGCGCGCGGCCCGCTGCGACCGGTGCAGGAGGGTCTCGACGCGGCCCTGACGGCCGCCGCGGTCGACCGGGCCGAGGCCGGCGACGGACTCGGCTCATCAGTGTCGGCCGACCACCCGGGTCGCCCGGCCGACGGCGGGACCGGCTGGGGCGTCAACTACTTCGACCACCTGCTCGAGTACGACCTCACGCTGCACCTGTCGGTGCCCGGGTTCGAGTACCCCCGTCGCGAGCTGCCCGACCGGGTGCGCTTCGTCGGCCCCGTGCCCGCCGCCGGCGACGGCCGCCTGCCCTCGTGGTGGGGCGACCTCGACGGGAGCCGGCCCGTCGTGCACGTCACGCAGGGCACGATGGACAACGCCGACCCCACCAAGCTGCTGCTGCCCACGCTCGCAGCGCTCGCCGACGAGGACGTGCTCGTCGTCGCCTCCACCGGCGGGCGACCCGTCACCGACCTGCTCACCCTCGCCCGCGAGCGACGGATGCCGGTTCCGGCGAACGCGCGCCTCGCCGGCTTCGTGCCCTACGCCGAGCTGCTGCCCCGCGTCGACGTCGTCGTGACCAACGGCGGCTACGGCGGGGTGCAGGCCGCGCTCTCGCACGGGGTCCCGCTCGTCGTCGCCGGTGACGGCGAGGACAAGCCGGAGGTGGCCGCCCGCGTCGCGTGGTCCGGCGCCGGTGTCGCGCTGCGCACCGGCCGGCCCTCGCCGCGTCGGGTGCGACGGGCCGTGCGCACGGTGCTCACGCAGCCCCGCTACCCCGCCGCGGCCGCGCGGCTGCGCGACGAGATCGTGGGCCACGGTGACCCCCTCGACGAGGTGGCCCTCACCCTGGAGGGACTGACGGCGGGCGAACGGGTGCTCGGGCACCGATAG
- a CDS encoding carboxyl transferase domain-containing protein: protein MISRIAIVNRGEAAMRLIHAVRDLNAAAGPDGGHRIETVALHTEGERRAMFVRESDHAYDLGPASARPYLDHAVLERALKESGADAAWVGWGFVAEDPAFAELCGRIGITFIGPSPEAMRQLGDKIGSKLIAEEVGVPVAPWSRGGVDTLEDAKAAAARIGYPLMLKATAGGGGRGIRRVDSDADLTDAYERTRDEAERAFGSGVVFLEKLVTGARHIEVQVIADGQGEAWAVGVRDCSVQRRNQKVIEESASPVLGPEQEQEVRESAERLAIAVGYAGAGTVEFLYHPGDRFFAFLEVNTRLQVEHPITEVVTDTDLVKLQIHVANGGRLSDLPDGRPTLRGHAVEARLNAEDPDRDFAPSPGRIALLDFPAGPGIRVDTGVAEGDSIPADFDSMIAKIIASGRDRDEALARLRRALSETTVVIEGGATNKSFILDLLAQPEVIDGSADTGWIDRVRAEGRLVSHRHSGIALVAAGIEAYEDAEAIERARLLASARGGRPQVQHAVGRAIDLKLRGTAYKVMVLRTAGDRYRVSITNGGDAHVVEARLDRIDEYNGRIEVEGRTHRLVTATHGPVHLVEVDGVTHRVSRDEGGVVRSPAPALVVAVPAAVGTEVPAGAPVLVLESMKMETVLPAPFPARVRELLVSVGSQVETGAPLVRLEPTGEADEAADAAAGEGVDLDLPESDPASWSARERARRGIADLSAGVLGFDGDPAGDRQVLAGYLAARDELAASGEVPIEREIAVLGLVTDFAELSRNRPAAEEQHTELLVHSPREHFHTYLQSLDADRAGLPADFRDKLARVLGHYGVSDTERTPQLEEAVFRVFLAQQRSTPEVQVATAVLQRWLTEPVPPAPLDTMARETLDRLVVATQLRFPLIGDLARSVRFRWFEQPLAEADRESVLAGVHDSLEALAADPDSPERAARVDELAAIPEQIVRFLFERLHAAAPGRPEQEPMLEVLIKRHYREHDLQGLRTFRSGERPFAVADYTLDGRPTHLTSTVGSVDELVAGSDLVEAVTNEVRSRPEGSQAVVDLYLRWPDEPAGADEASERLAALVGRLPFAADVRRVAVAVNGDPSRPVDYLTLRPSDDGLTEDRLVRGVHPMVGRRLNLWRLTSFDITRLDAPDDVLLYECVARDNPDDRRLVALAQVRQIVVVRDESGQVSGLPQVERTIAGCLEAIRRVRASRGAKASKLDMNHVWVSIWPTIEADLGQLTALQGKIAPLTAGAGIEEVLVQADVAGAAGDSPAPIVGRFSYQPGSGVVGTVGPPPTEPLAPLDDYTSKVVRARRRGLVYPYELQSMIAGPDGTVSEHDLDATGALVPVERPLGLNKAGIIVAVVTTPTARHPQGVTRVVLSGDPLRSLGSVAEAECARIIAALDLAESMQVPLEWYSLSAGARISMDSGTENMDWVARALRRIIEFTQAGGEINIVVAGINVGAQPYWNAEATMLMHTKGILVMTPDSAMVLTGKQSLDFSGGVSAEDNFGIGGYDRVMGPNGQAQYWAQDLAGARETLMAHYEHAYVAPGESGPRRVPTTDPSDRDVTTYPHDLPDSGFTTVGDIFSAETNPDRKKPFDIRTLMRAVADQDHEPLERWAGMADAETAVVQDAHLAGIPVCLIGIESKSVARRGFPPTDGPDTYTAGTLFPRSSKKVARAVNAASGNRPLVVLANLSGFDGSPESMRALQLEYGAEIGRAIVNFDGPIVFTVVSRYHGGAFVVFSKTLNENMTVLAVEGSFASVLGGAPAAAVVFARDVDARTASDPRVTDLEAQVSSSSGLDRARLAAELAELRSSVRSEKLGQVASEFDRVHSIHRAVSVGSVDAVVDPHELRPRIIDAVEAGLARRG, encoded by the coding sequence ATGATCTCGCGGATCGCGATCGTCAACCGCGGTGAGGCGGCCATGCGCCTCATCCACGCCGTCCGAGACCTCAACGCCGCCGCCGGCCCCGACGGGGGCCACCGCATCGAGACGGTCGCGCTGCACACGGAGGGCGAGCGGCGGGCGATGTTCGTGCGCGAGAGCGACCACGCCTACGACCTCGGCCCGGCGTCGGCCCGGCCGTACCTCGACCACGCCGTGCTCGAGCGCGCCCTGAAGGAGAGCGGCGCCGACGCGGCCTGGGTGGGCTGGGGCTTCGTCGCCGAGGACCCCGCGTTCGCCGAGCTCTGCGGGCGCATCGGCATCACGTTCATCGGTCCGAGCCCCGAGGCGATGCGCCAGCTCGGCGACAAGATCGGCAGCAAGCTCATCGCCGAGGAGGTCGGGGTGCCGGTCGCCCCGTGGAGCCGCGGCGGGGTCGACACCCTCGAGGACGCGAAGGCCGCGGCGGCCCGCATCGGCTACCCCCTCATGCTCAAGGCGACCGCCGGTGGTGGCGGTCGCGGCATCCGTCGCGTCGACTCCGACGCCGACCTCACCGACGCCTACGAGCGCACCCGCGACGAGGCCGAGCGGGCCTTCGGCTCCGGCGTCGTCTTCCTCGAGAAGCTCGTCACCGGAGCGCGGCACATCGAGGTGCAGGTCATCGCCGACGGGCAGGGCGAGGCGTGGGCCGTGGGCGTGCGCGACTGCTCGGTGCAGCGCCGCAACCAGAAGGTCATCGAGGAGTCGGCCTCCCCGGTCCTCGGCCCCGAGCAGGAGCAGGAGGTGCGCGAGAGCGCCGAGCGCCTCGCGATCGCCGTCGGCTACGCCGGCGCCGGCACCGTCGAGTTCCTCTACCACCCGGGCGACCGCTTCTTCGCCTTCCTCGAGGTCAACACCCGCCTGCAGGTCGAGCACCCCATCACCGAGGTCGTCACCGACACCGACCTCGTCAAGCTGCAGATCCACGTCGCGAACGGCGGCCGCCTGAGCGACCTCCCCGACGGCCGGCCCACCCTGCGCGGCCACGCCGTCGAGGCCCGGCTCAACGCCGAGGACCCCGACCGTGACTTCGCGCCCTCGCCCGGCCGCATCGCACTGCTCGACTTCCCGGCCGGTCCCGGCATCCGGGTCGACACCGGTGTGGCGGAGGGCGACTCGATCCCCGCCGACTTCGACTCGATGATCGCCAAGATCATCGCCTCCGGCCGTGACCGCGACGAGGCGCTGGCCCGGCTGCGGCGCGCGCTGTCGGAGACGACCGTCGTCATCGAGGGGGGCGCGACGAACAAGAGCTTCATCCTCGACCTGCTCGCCCAGCCCGAGGTCATCGACGGCTCGGCCGACACCGGCTGGATCGACCGGGTCCGCGCCGAGGGCCGCCTCGTCAGCCACCGGCACTCGGGCATCGCCCTCGTCGCCGCGGGCATCGAGGCATACGAGGATGCCGAGGCGATCGAGCGGGCGCGCCTGCTCGCGTCCGCCCGGGGCGGGCGCCCGCAGGTGCAGCACGCGGTGGGGCGCGCCATCGACCTCAAGCTGCGCGGCACGGCGTACAAGGTCATGGTGCTGCGCACCGCCGGCGACCGGTACCGCGTGTCGATCACGAACGGTGGCGACGCCCACGTCGTCGAGGCGCGGCTCGACCGCATCGACGAGTACAACGGCCGCATCGAGGTCGAGGGCCGCACCCACCGCCTCGTCACCGCGACCCACGGGCCCGTCCACCTCGTCGAGGTCGACGGCGTGACCCACCGCGTCTCGCGCGACGAGGGCGGCGTCGTGCGCTCGCCCGCACCGGCCCTCGTCGTCGCCGTGCCGGCCGCGGTGGGCACCGAGGTGCCCGCCGGCGCCCCGGTGCTCGTGCTGGAGTCGATGAAGATGGAGACGGTGCTGCCCGCGCCGTTCCCGGCCCGGGTGCGCGAGCTGCTCGTCAGCGTCGGCAGCCAGGTCGAGACCGGTGCCCCGCTCGTGCGGCTCGAGCCGACGGGGGAGGCCGACGAGGCCGCCGACGCCGCCGCCGGCGAGGGGGTCGACCTCGACCTGCCCGAGAGCGACCCCGCGTCGTGGTCGGCCCGGGAGCGGGCCCGCCGCGGCATCGCCGACCTGTCGGCCGGCGTGCTCGGCTTCGACGGCGACCCGGCGGGCGACCGCCAGGTGCTGGCCGGCTACCTCGCCGCGCGCGACGAGCTCGCCGCCTCGGGTGAGGTGCCGATCGAGCGCGAGATCGCGGTTCTCGGCCTCGTCACCGACTTCGCCGAGCTGAGCCGCAACCGGCCGGCCGCCGAGGAGCAGCACACCGAGCTGCTCGTGCACAGCCCGCGCGAGCACTTCCACACCTACCTGCAGAGCCTCGACGCCGACCGTGCCGGCCTCCCGGCCGACTTCCGCGACAAGCTCGCCCGTGTCCTCGGGCACTACGGCGTCAGCGACACCGAGCGCACCCCGCAGCTCGAGGAGGCCGTCTTCCGCGTCTTCCTCGCCCAGCAGCGCTCGACGCCGGAGGTGCAGGTCGCGACGGCGGTGCTGCAGCGGTGGCTCACCGAGCCGGTACCCCCGGCGCCCCTCGACACGATGGCGCGCGAGACCCTCGACCGCCTCGTCGTCGCCACCCAGCTGCGCTTCCCGCTCATCGGCGACCTCGCCCGCAGCGTCCGCTTCCGGTGGTTCGAGCAGCCGCTGGCCGAGGCCGACCGCGAGAGCGTCCTCGCGGGGGTGCACGACAGCCTCGAGGCACTGGCCGCCGACCCCGACTCGCCCGAGCGGGCCGCTCGCGTCGACGAGCTGGCCGCCATCCCCGAGCAGATCGTGCGCTTCCTCTTCGAGCGCCTGCACGCGGCGGCACCGGGCCGGCCCGAGCAGGAGCCGATGCTCGAGGTGCTCATCAAGCGCCACTACCGCGAGCACGACCTCCAGGGACTGCGCACCTTCCGGTCGGGCGAGCGGCCCTTCGCCGTGGCCGACTACACCCTCGACGGGCGCCCGACGCACCTGACGAGCACCGTCGGCTCCGTCGACGAGCTCGTCGCCGGCAGCGACCTCGTCGAGGCCGTGACGAACGAGGTGCGGTCGCGCCCGGAGGGCTCGCAGGCGGTCGTCGACCTCTACCTGCGCTGGCCCGACGAGCCGGCCGGCGCCGACGAGGCGAGCGAGCGGCTCGCCGCCCTCGTCGGTCGGCTGCCCTTCGCGGCCGACGTGCGCCGGGTGGCCGTCGCCGTCAACGGCGACCCGTCACGCCCCGTCGACTACCTCACCCTGCGACCGAGCGACGACGGCCTCACCGAGGACCGGCTCGTGCGCGGCGTGCACCCCATGGTCGGGCGCCGCCTCAACCTCTGGCGCCTCACCTCGTTCGACATCACGCGCCTCGACGCGCCCGACGACGTCCTGCTCTACGAGTGCGTCGCCCGCGACAACCCCGACGACCGCCGCCTCGTCGCCCTGGCCCAGGTGCGCCAGATCGTCGTCGTGCGCGACGAGTCGGGGCAGGTCTCGGGCCTGCCGCAGGTCGAGCGCACCATCGCCGGCTGCCTGGAGGCGATCCGCCGCGTGCGGGCCTCCCGCGGGGCCAAGGCCTCCAAGCTCGACATGAACCACGTGTGGGTCTCGATCTGGCCGACCATCGAGGCCGACCTCGGCCAGCTGACCGCCCTGCAGGGCAAGATCGCCCCGCTCACCGCGGGGGCGGGCATCGAGGAGGTGCTCGTGCAGGCCGACGTCGCCGGCGCCGCGGGCGACTCGCCGGCCCCGATCGTGGGCCGCTTCTCGTACCAGCCGGGTTCGGGGGTCGTCGGGACGGTGGGGCCGCCGCCCACCGAGCCGCTCGCACCGCTCGACGACTACACCTCGAAGGTCGTGCGCGCCCGCCGTCGGGGGCTCGTCTACCCCTACGAGCTGCAGTCGATGATCGCCGGGCCCGACGGCACCGTCAGCGAGCACGACCTCGACGCCACGGGTGCGCTCGTGCCCGTCGAGCGGCCGCTCGGGCTCAACAAGGCCGGCATCATCGTCGCCGTCGTCACCACCCCGACCGCCCGCCACCCGCAGGGGGTCACGCGGGTCGTGCTGTCGGGCGACCCGCTGCGCTCGCTCGGGTCGGTGGCCGAGGCCGAGTGCGCCCGCATCATCGCCGCGCTCGACCTCGCCGAGTCGATGCAGGTGCCGCTGGAGTGGTACTCGCTGTCGGCGGGAGCCCGCATCTCGATGGACTCCGGCACCGAGAACATGGACTGGGTCGCCCGGGCTCTGCGCCGCATCATCGAGTTCACCCAGGCCGGCGGCGAGATCAACATCGTCGTGGCCGGCATCAACGTCGGCGCCCAGCCGTACTGGAACGCCGAGGCGACGATGCTCATGCACACCAAGGGCATCCTCGTCATGACCCCCGACAGCGCCATGGTGCTGACGGGCAAGCAGTCGCTCGACTTCTCGGGCGGCGTCAGCGCCGAGGACAACTTCGGCATCGGCGGCTACGACCGCGTCATGGGCCCGAACGGCCAGGCGCAGTACTGGGCGCAGGACCTCGCCGGCGCACGCGAGACGCTCATGGCGCACTACGAGCACGCCTACGTCGCACCGGGGGAGTCGGGCCCGCGCCGGGTGCCGACCACCGACCCGAGCGACCGCGACGTGACGACCTACCCGCACGACCTGCCCGACTCGGGCTTCACGACGGTCGGCGACATCTTCTCGGCCGAGACCAACCCCGACCGCAAGAAGCCGTTCGACATCCGCACCCTCATGCGCGCGGTCGCCGACCAGGACCACGAGCCCCTCGAGCGATGGGCCGGGATGGCCGACGCCGAGACGGCCGTGGTGCAGGACGCCCACCTCGCCGGCATCCCGGTCTGTCTCATCGGCATCGAGTCGAAGTCCGTTGCGCGACGGGGCTTCCCGCCCACCGACGGGCCCGACACGTACACCGCGGGTACCCTCTTCCCGCGGTCGTCGAAGAAGGTCGCGCGGGCAGTCAACGCCGCCAGCGGCAACCGTCCGCTCGTCGTGCTCGCCAACCTCTCGGGCTTCGACGGCTCACCGGAGTCGATGCGCGCGCTACAGCTCGAGTACGGCGCCGAGATCGGCCGCGCCATCGTCAACTTCGACGGCCCGATCGTCTTCACCGTCGTCTCGCGCTACCACGGCGGCGCCTTCGTCGTGTTCTCCAAGACCCTCAACGAGAACATGACCGTGCTGGCCGTCGAGGGCTCGTTCGCGTCGGTGCTCGGCGGGGCCCCGGCGGCGGCCGTGGTCTTCGCCCGCGACGTCGACGCCCGCACCGCCTCCGACCCGCGCGTCACCGACCTCGAGGCGCAGGTGTCGAGCAGCTCGGGCCTCGACCGGGCCCGCCTCGCGGCCGAGCTCGCCGAGCTGCGGTCGTCGGTGCGCTCGGAGAAGCTCGGCCAGGTGGCGTCGGAGTTCGACCGGGTGCACAGCATCCACCGGGCCGTCTCGGTCGGCTCGGTCGACGCCGTCGTCGACCCGCACGAGCTGCGCCCGCGCATCATCGACGCGGTCGAGGCGGGCCTGGCCCGCCGGGGCTGA
- a CDS encoding MBL fold metallo-hydrolase has protein sequence MRVTHLGHACLLVEAADRRILVDPGNLSPAWHDLEGLDAVLVTHNHPDHLDLEAAARMLRANPGAAVHTDTLSAQKLGEQGLDVTPTSAGEAFTVGDVSVTPVGELHAFNHEAMPRIPNVGYVLRADGEPSLFHPGDAYDADPGEVDVLAHPLSAPWAASRDSIAFVARIAPSSFLPVHDALLSPVGRTMYATHVQNFSGVDDLTYHDLHDGESATF, from the coding sequence ATGCGCGTCACTCACCTCGGACATGCCTGTCTCCTCGTCGAGGCGGCCGACCGCCGCATCCTCGTCGACCCCGGCAACCTCTCGCCCGCGTGGCACGACCTCGAGGGCCTCGACGCCGTGCTCGTCACGCACAACCACCCCGACCACCTCGACCTCGAGGCGGCTGCCCGGATGCTACGGGCCAACCCCGGCGCCGCCGTGCACACCGACACGCTGTCGGCGCAGAAGCTGGGCGAGCAGGGGCTCGACGTCACCCCGACGTCCGCCGGTGAGGCCTTCACCGTCGGCGACGTGTCGGTGACGCCGGTCGGCGAGCTGCACGCGTTCAACCACGAGGCGATGCCGCGCATCCCCAACGTCGGCTACGTCCTGCGCGCCGACGGCGAGCCGAGCCTCTTCCACCCGGGCGACGCCTACGACGCCGACCCCGGCGAGGTCGACGTGTTGGCCCACCCGCTGAGCGCGCCGTGGGCCGCGAGCCGCGACTCGATCGCCTTCGTCGCGCGCATCGCCCCGTCGAGCTTCCTCCCGGTGCACGACGCGCTGCTCTCGCCGGTGGGCCGCACGATGTACGCGACCCACGTGCAGAACTTCAGCGGGGTCGACGACCTCACCTACCACGACCTGCACGACGGCGAGTCGGCCACCTTCTGA